In Chaetodon trifascialis isolate fChaTrf1 chromosome 4, fChaTrf1.hap1, whole genome shotgun sequence, one DNA window encodes the following:
- the caiap gene encoding CARD- and ANK-domain containing inflammasome adapter protein produces the protein MFNILKGFDAQGASNCINPYAVDVIRAKRRDLIYGISHTEDLLDHLVTEGAMTAAKRSVVLTIRTRKDQNCRVLDILEAGGERACRKFFHPCLMLAEPHLYQQIKTYVGGVNERIRDTKRQLIGYLLEREQEEMDKIANRSVTQETHTLFATKETEKEDISTEPQLESEERKPAQRKADKLIHMIATDGDVALLEELLENTDMNTVDSSSETLLHVAAEYGHLSIIELLIRKGARLDLQDNKGRTALHRAADRGHPEIVRALTHAGAPIYTLDQQGKTAVHLAAENEHLSSVKVLVKEEANQCASHTQDMFLHSAAMEDNWELAEALLQSGAAVDARNNPKKTALFYAVSRNNEKTVTVLLNAGASVDCGVINEAVKLNEDSILHLLLDNAGGALSEDVLGSALLSAVQQNQDGVVTVLIDSGADVNMLDKQGYTPLLLSAELGHAEVFRALVAKQAKLDATLSDLSSVLHLAVHSGSVPIVQTLLEKGVNPNITGSQAQTPLHLAAQCNWPELVDLLLRGGAQVNAGAQDGLTPLHIASQQGHADPVIQLLKGGADPEVKDKLGRTALHWAASSQGGRCVVDLLLSAKANPNTTDNEKKTALHLAAMEGNADAVTSLLSCKAKGRAKDMDGSTPLHYAAADGHASVVSALLQSLNNKGIEEKNAWRKTPLHAAAEKGHASVTVQLLEAGAKINSADHSKDTPLHCAARGGHQEVVRRLVNWGQGGHMGQQRKVNLQATNSVRKTPLQVAESGDTPDHEDIAILLMRKMRLMK, from the exons ATGTTCAATATACTCAAGGGTTTCGATGCTCAAGGAGCATCAAACTGTATCAACCCCTATGCTGTGGATGTTATCCGGGCAAAGCGGAGGGATCTAATTTATGGgatctcacacacagaggatctGCTGGATCATCTCGTCACAGAGGGCGCcatgacagcagcaaagagaTCTGTCGTTCTGACCATCAGGACTCGGAAAGATCAAAACTGCAGGGTCCTGGACATCCTGGAGGCCGGAGGTGAAAGGGCATGTCGGAAATTCTTCCATCCGTGTCTTATGCTGGCAGAACCTCACCTCTATCAGCAAATCAAGACCTATGTGGGTGGTGTGAATGAACGGATtcgagacacaaagagacagctGATTGGGTATTTGctggagagggagcaggaggagatggatAAAATTGCAAATAGAAGTGTCACTCAGGAAACTCACACTTTATTTGCAACCAAAGAAACCGAAAAGGAAGACATAAGCACTGAGCCACAATTAGAATCAGAGGAGCGTAAACCAGCACAGCGTAAAGCTGATAAGCTGATCCACATGATTGCTACAGATGGGGATGTagctctgctggaggagctgttAGAAAACACCGATATGAACACTGTCGATTCCTCCAGTGAGACTCTATTGCATGTAGCTGCTGAGTACGGTCACCTGTCCATCATTGAGCTCTTGATCCGTAAAGGGGCCAGACTAGACCTGCAGGATAATAAGGGCCGCACAGCTCTTCATAGAGCAGCCGACAGAGGTCACCCTGAGATAGTCAGGGCCCTCACACACGCTGGGGCCCCCATCTACACTCTGGATCAACAAGGCAAAACCGCTGTTCACCTAGCAGCGGAAAATGAGCACCTGAGTTCTGTGAAAGTCCTGGTGAAGGAGGAGGCCAATCAGTGTGCGAGCCACACACAGGACATGTTTCTTCACTCGGCAGCCATGGAAGATAACTGGGAGCTGGCTGAGGCGCTGCTGCAGAGCGGGGCCGCTGTCGATGCCAGAAACAACCCCAAAAAAACTGCTCTGTTTTATGCAGTTTCCAGGAACAACGAGAAAACTGTGACTGTCCTTTTAAACGCAGGGGCTAGCGTTGACTGTGGCGTTATAAATGAAGCTGTTAAGCTCAATGAAGATTCAattctccatctgctgcttg ATAATGCTGGAGGAGCTCTGAGTGAAGACGTGCTgggctctgctctcctctcagctgttcaGCAGAACCAGGATGGAGTGGTGACTGTCCTCATAGACAGCGGGGCAGATGTGAACATGTTAGACAAACAGGGCTACACTCCTCTCCTGTTGTCGGCTGAGCTTGGGCACGCCGAAGTCTTCAG agcGCTGGTGGCAAAACAGGCCAAACTGGATGCTACTTTATCAGACCTCTCCTCAGTGTTGCACCTGGCTGTCCACAGCGGCAGTGTGCCCATTGTGCAGACATTATTAGAAAAGGGAGTCAACCCCAACATTACGGGATCTCAGGCTCAAACCCCTCTACACCTTGCAGCTCAATGCAATTGGCCAGAATTAGTTGATCTGTTGTTAAGAGGTGGAGCGCAG GTAAATGCAGGAGCCCAGGATGGGTTGACCCCTCTGCATATAGCCAGTCAGCAGGGTCATGCAGACCCAGTGATCCAGCTACTTAAAGGTGGGGCAGACCCAGAAGTCAAAGACAAGCTGGGGAGAACAGCCTTGCACTGGGCAGCCTCTTCTCAGGGAGGACGTTGTGTGGTTGACTTGCTTCTGTCGGCCAAAGCCAACCCAAACACCACTGATAATGAGAAGAAAACTGCCCTCCATCTGGCTGCTATGGAGGGGAATGCAGATGCTGTGACTTCACTGTTGTCCTGCAAGGCAAAGGGAAGAGCTAAAGACATGGATGGCTCCACGCCTCTCCATTACGCAGCAGCTGATGGGCATGCCAGCGTGGTTTCAGCTCTTCTACAGTCACTCAACAACAAGGGGATAGAGGAGAAAAATGCCTGGAGGAAAACGCCgcttcatgctgcagctgagaaGGGCCACGCTAGTGTGACGGTGCAGCTCCTGGAGGCCGGGGCAAAGATCAACAGCGCAGATCACAGTAAAGACACTCCTCTGCACTGTGCTGCACGAGGCGGACACCAAGAGGTAGTGAGGAGGCTTGTTAACTGGGGCCAAGGTGGTCACATGGGACAGCAGAGGAAGGTGAATCTGCAGGCTACCAATAGCGTGAGGAAGACTCCGCTCCAGGTGGCAGAGAGTGGAGACACACCAGATCATGAGGATATTGCAATTTTACTTATGAGAAAGATGCGTCTTATGAAATAA